A region from the Drosophila bipectinata strain 14024-0381.07 chromosome 3R, DbipHiC1v2, whole genome shotgun sequence genome encodes:
- the Ets97D gene encoding DNA-binding protein Ets97D translates to MESTDLTEDLIRRLGVGGVLEEVIPGNMFEETNIYDDSNDVEAEAEPDDIIIVHMDIREPLSTLKKLVERKIGVGLNYYSFWLQDAQELEPHKNLVDQCVKGEGLVQINVQIQTIQKRINIADVLKPTEAALAALATEEPVGQLSPPDTSSIRSSSSESPIKTGIKRSLSDDDFMESGKDVKPVLNWVLDSKFKREQARLKIPEAAIEWTQAHVTHWLEWAVKQFELRGINMSDWKINGQELCAMTHEEFTKKLPRDPGNVFWTHLQLLKECNFVSVVHKQVEEQRKPKQPKLGDAASLEQRIMRKSLQKAGEGNVITPTKSAPSPGSPTNYTSIGSGNNGQVQLWQFLLEILTDCEHTDIIEWVGTEGEFKLTDPDLVARLWGEKKNKPAMNYEKLSRALRYYYDGDMISKVSGKRFAYKFDCDLKLLIGYDACELSRLVNERKRSPERRVSMEASKEDNT, encoded by the exons ATGGAGAGCACCGACCTGACGGAAGACCTAATACGACGCCTTGGTGTGGGCGGAGTGCTAG AGGAGGTTATTCCCGGCAACATGTTCGAGGAGACGAACATCTATGACGACAGCAACGACGTGGAGGCAGAGGCGGAGCCCGATGACATAATCATAGTGCACATGGACATCCGGGAACCGCTCAGCACCCTCAA GAAACTTGTTGAGCGCAAAATAGGGGTTGGTTTGAATTACTACTCCTTTTGGCTACAGGATGCCCAGGAG CTGGAGCCGCACAAGAACCTGGTGGATCAATGTGTCAAAGGAGAGGGCTTGGTACAAATCAATGTGCAAATTCAAACCATACAAAAACGCATCAACATTGCGGATGTCCTGAAGCCTACAGAAGCAGCTTTGGCTGCTCTAGCCACCGAGGAGCCCGTGGGTCAACTCTCACCCCCAGACACGTCTAGCATAAGGAGCTCTTCCAGCGAGAGTCCCATTAAAACAGGCATCAAGCGTAGCTTGTCTGATGATGACTTCATGGAATCGGGCAAGGACGTGAAGCCTGTATTGAATTGGGTTCTGGACAGCAAGTTCAAGCGGGAGCAAGCGCGATTGAAAATCCCTGAGGCTGCCATCGAGTGGACACAGGCCCACGTCACCCACTGGCTGGAATGGGCTGTTAAACAGTTTGAACTGCGAGGCATCAACATGAGCGACTGGAAGATCAATGGCCAGGAACTTTGCGCCATGACCCACGAGGAGTTTACCAAAAAGCTGCCACGTGATCCGGGCAACGTATTCTGGACGCATCTGCAGCTTCTCAAGGAGTGCAACTTTGTTTCAGTGGTACATAAGCAAGTGGAGGAGCAGCGGAAGCCCAAGCAACCGAAACTGGGAGATGCAGCCTCGCTGGAACAGCGAATCATGCGAAAATCTCTTCAGAAAGCTGGCGAAGGTAATGTCATCACCCCTACGAAAAGTGCTCCCTCTCCCGGAAGCCCCACAAATTACACCAGCATTGGATCGGGAAACAATGGTCAGGTACAGCTGTGGCAGTTTCTGCTGGAAATACTCACTGACTGCGAGCACACGGACATCATTGAGTGGGTGGGCACCGAGGGCGAGTTTAAGCTGACCGATCCGGACCTGGTGGCTCGTCTTTGGGgcgagaaaaaaaacaaacccgCCATGAACTACGAAAAACTGTCAAGGGCACTGCGGTACTACTACGACGGAGATATGATCTCCAAGGTGTCTGGCAAGCGATTCGCCTACAAATTCGATTGCGACTTGAAACTACTCATCGGCTACGACGCCTGCGAGCTGTCCCGGCTGGTGAATGAGCGCAAGAGGTCGCCCGAACGGAGGGTATCGATGGAGGCTAGCAAGGAGGACAACACATGA